One stretch of Arachis hypogaea cultivar Tifrunner chromosome 20, arahy.Tifrunner.gnm2.J5K5, whole genome shotgun sequence DNA includes these proteins:
- the LOC112783103 gene encoding probable uridine nucleosidase 2 — MAAEPKKIIIDTDPGIDDAMAIFLALRSPEVQVIGLTTIYGNVYTTLATRNALHLLEVAGRTDIPVAEGSHVTLTKGTKLRVADFVHGADGLGNQNFPPPEGKPIEDSAAAFLVQQAKLDPGEVTVVALGPLTNIALAIQLDPEFAKNIGQIVILGGAFAVNGNVNPAAEANIFGDPDAADVVFTSGADILTVGINVTHQVVLTGSDREKLASSNGKFAQYLTKILDLYFSYHREAYNTDGVYLHDPTALLAAVDPTLVTCMEGSVRVQTSGITRGLTILYNKQKRFGEITEWSNKPTVKVAVTVDAPRVVKLIMDRLVES, encoded by the exons ATGGCGGCCGAACCAAAGAAGATCATAATTGATACTGATCCTGGCATCG ATGATGCTATGGCAATATTTCTTGCCCTACGATCACCGGAGGTGCAAGTAATTGGACTTACAACTATTTATGGAAACGTTTACACCACCCTGGCAACCAGAAACGCCTTGCATCTG TTGGAGGTTGCAGGGAGAACTGATATACCGGTTGCTGAAGGATCTCATGTCACATTAACT AAAGGAACAAAACTTCGCGTTGCAGATTTTGTCCACGGTGCTGATGGACTTGGCAACCAAAATTTTCCTCCGCCAGAAGGGAAGCCTATTGAAGATTCAGCTGCTGCTTTTTTGGTTCAACAAGCAAAACTTGACCCTGGCGAAGTCACTGTGGTGGCCCTGGGTCCACTTACAAACATTGCTTTG GCCATACAGCTTGATCCAGAATTTGCCAAGAACATTGGGCAGATTGTTATACTTGGTGGTGCTTTCGCAGTAAATGGCAATGTGAATCCAGCCGCGGAAGCCAAT ATATTTGGTGATCCAGATGCTGCAGATGTTGTGTTCACGAGTGGAGCGGATATACTAACAGTGGGGATAAATGTTACCCACCAAGTTGTATTGACTG GTTCTGATCGAGAAAAGTTGGCAAGTTCAAATGGAAAATTCGCTCAGTACTTGACCAAAATCCTTGATCTGTATTTCTCGTATCATCGTGAGGCATACAACACCGACG GGGTTTACCTTCATGACCCCACAGCACTTCTTGCAGCTGTTGATCCTACTCTTGTAACCTGCATGGAGGGTAGTGTTAGAGTTCAAACCAGTGGCATTACACGGGGTCTTACAATACTGTACAACAAACAGAAAAG GTTTGGTGAAATCACTGAATGGTCCAATAAGCCCACAGTAAAGGTAGCTGTGACTGTTGATGCTCCTAGAGTTGTAAAATTGATCATGGATCGTCTTGTGGAGTCTTGA